The Flavobacterium piscisymbiosum genome includes a region encoding these proteins:
- a CDS encoding helix-turn-helix domain-containing protein: MRYTEIKSCYIGPEISPEQFIAEHFFLYLAKGTIEGYDGISKYHLKPGEYCIVRKNHLARYNKQKQDGEFEKVVVIFDTEFLKNFAAKHKTIAQNSTNEASFVHIKKSDLVPNFILSLMPYYNDGGEIDDTFSSIKREELLLILLKENTELTDILFDFAPPEKIDLEAYMNRNYKFNISMERFAYLTGRSISGFKRDFASIFSDTPSRWLIQRRLQEGYFLIEKKGKKPSDIYLDLGFEDLSHFSFAFKKKYGIAPSAILQR, translated from the coding sequence ATGAGATATACCGAAATTAAAAGCTGTTATATTGGTCCCGAAATATCACCGGAACAATTCATTGCCGAACATTTCTTTTTGTATCTCGCAAAAGGCACGATCGAAGGTTATGACGGCATTAGCAAATACCATCTTAAACCTGGTGAATATTGCATCGTACGCAAAAATCATCTGGCACGATACAACAAACAAAAACAAGATGGCGAATTCGAAAAAGTCGTTGTGATTTTTGATACCGAATTTCTAAAAAACTTTGCTGCAAAACACAAAACAATAGCCCAAAATAGTACCAATGAAGCATCATTTGTGCATATTAAGAAAAGTGATTTAGTTCCGAATTTTATTCTGTCCCTGATGCCATATTATAATGACGGAGGCGAAATCGACGATACTTTTTCGAGTATTAAACGCGAAGAATTGCTTTTGATTCTCTTAAAAGAAAACACTGAACTAACAGATATTCTTTTTGATTTTGCACCGCCGGAAAAGATCGATTTAGAAGCCTACATGAATAGAAACTATAAGTTTAATATCAGTATGGAACGCTTTGCATATCTCACCGGAAGAAGTATTTCGGGTTTCAAACGTGATTTTGCATCCATTTTTTCAGACACGCCAAGTCGCTGGCTCATACAAAGACGACTTCAGGAAGGTTATTTCCTGATCGAAAAAAAAGGAAAAAAACCATCGGATATTTATCTTGATCTGGGTTTCGAAGATCTTTCGCATTTTTCTTTTGCTTTCAAGAAAAAGTATGGAATCGCACCTTCAGCAATATTGCAGCGATAG
- a CDS encoding methyltransferase domain-containing protein yields MPWNPEIYNKFKNIRYQPFYDLADFIKPVRGMKAIDLGCGTGEQTAILADKFKEADFLGVDSSAEMLEQSKSLETDRLHFRKATTEETLASGEKWDLIFSNAALQWSNDHETLFAELIKLVNLKGQFAIQMPVQPENKLNVILAELVDEEPFKSYLNGYKRDSPVLSIDEYAQIMFDGGLEELQIQQKVYPIIANDHETLYNFISGSALIPYIERLEGEQKALFIKTYKERIAEHFPKLPAIYSFKRLLLYGRKA; encoded by the coding sequence ATGCCCTGGAATCCGGAAATCTATAATAAGTTCAAAAATATTCGATATCAGCCTTTTTATGATCTGGCCGATTTTATTAAGCCTGTAAGAGGAATGAAAGCCATTGATTTAGGTTGTGGTACGGGAGAACAAACGGCGATTTTGGCCGATAAATTCAAAGAAGCCGATTTTCTGGGCGTAGATTCTTCGGCAGAAATGCTGGAACAATCCAAATCTTTAGAAACGGATCGTCTACATTTCAGAAAAGCAACTACTGAGGAAACATTAGCCTCGGGCGAAAAATGGGACTTGATTTTTAGTAATGCGGCCTTGCAATGGTCAAACGATCATGAAACTTTGTTTGCAGAATTGATAAAACTCGTAAACCTAAAAGGACAATTTGCAATACAAATGCCTGTTCAGCCGGAAAACAAACTCAACGTGATTCTTGCCGAATTGGTAGATGAGGAACCATTTAAATCATACTTGAATGGTTACAAAAGAGATTCCCCCGTTTTGAGTATCGACGAATATGCGCAAATTATGTTTGATGGCGGACTCGAAGAGTTACAGATTCAGCAAAAAGTATATCCTATAATTGCGAACGATCATGAAACGCTTTATAATTTTATATCCGGTTCGGCTTTGATTCCGTATATAGAACGTCTCGAAGGCGAGCAGAAAGCGCTTTTCATTAAAACTTATAAAGAGAGGATTGCGGAGCATTTCCCGAAACTTCCGGCGATTTATTCGTTTAAAAGGCTTTTGCTTTATGGTAGGAAAGCGTAG
- a CDS encoding MBL fold metallo-hydrolase produces the protein MKKRILKIIKRILIIILTIIIVLGIAVFLYMQKATFGSLPSDKSMLQIEKSPHYKDGEFQNTIYTPTLAPGYSFWGEITKTFFDKTVPTEPTKRIPSVKTDLKHLPADQNLLVWFGHSSVLLQIDGKKILIDPIFSDNASPLPNTVKVFDGTNTYHVQDLPNIDYLLISHDHYDHLDYETILALKDKVKTIICGLGVGAHFERWGYPKEKIIEQDWNDDVVVENNYTIHTLPARHKSGRGLKQNQSLWASYLISSPTLKVYYSGDGGYDTHFAEIGKQFGPIDVAIMENGQYDKAWHYIHMLPEETLQASRDLKAKSIIPVHNSKFALAKHTWNAPLNELNRLNAKYQIPLITPLMGEIVIFDEHKVFKQWWK, from the coding sequence ATGAAAAAAAGAATTTTAAAAATCATTAAACGTATCTTGATCATAATCCTGACGATAATAATCGTTTTGGGCATTGCTGTTTTTCTGTACATGCAAAAAGCAACTTTTGGCAGTTTACCATCAGATAAAAGCATGTTGCAAATCGAAAAATCGCCTCATTATAAAGACGGAGAATTTCAGAACACGATTTATACGCCAACATTGGCTCCGGGATATAGCTTTTGGGGCGAAATAACAAAAACGTTTTTCGATAAAACCGTTCCAACCGAACCTACAAAACGAATTCCGTCTGTAAAAACAGATTTGAAGCATTTGCCGGCTGATCAGAATCTTTTGGTTTGGTTTGGGCATTCTTCCGTGCTTTTGCAAATAGACGGAAAGAAAATTTTAATTGATCCTATTTTTAGCGATAATGCTTCTCCTCTGCCCAATACCGTAAAGGTTTTCGACGGAACCAATACCTATCACGTGCAGGATTTACCCAATATCGATTATTTACTCATTTCGCACGATCATTATGATCACCTTGATTATGAAACTATTCTGGCACTCAAAGACAAGGTAAAAACTATTATTTGCGGTTTGGGCGTTGGCGCACATTTTGAACGTTGGGGATATCCAAAAGAAAAAATTATCGAACAGGACTGGAACGATGATGTGGTGGTCGAAAATAACTATACCATTCATACTTTACCGGCCAGACACAAATCAGGACGCGGCTTAAAACAAAATCAATCTTTGTGGGCGTCGTATTTAATTAGTTCGCCTACGCTAAAGGTATATTACAGCGGCGATGGTGGTTACGACACGCATTTTGCCGAAATCGGGAAACAATTTGGCCCCATCGATGTGGCGATTATGGAGAACGGACAATACGATAAAGCCTGGCATTACATCCATATGTTGCCCGAAGAAACCTTGCAGGCATCACGTGATCTTAAAGCCAAAAGCATAATTCCTGTTCATAATTCTAAATTTGCCCTTGCCAAACATACCTGGAACGCCCCGCTAAATGAGCTTAACCGACTCAACGCTAAATATCAAATTCCGTTGATAACGCCTCTTATGGGAGAAATCGTTATTTTTGATGAGCACAAAGTTTTTAAACAATGGTGGAAATAA
- a CDS encoding helix-turn-helix domain-containing protein: MSTLTKPNHIGRKISRIRELRDMKQEALAQALGTNQQAVSALENSETISDEKLIEVAKALGVSVEALKNFSEEAAINYFNNFTDSSAGTFNNHCTFNPLDKLMESVEENKKLYERLLQAEKDKIEYLEKLLKGN, encoded by the coding sequence ATGAGCACACTTACAAAACCAAATCATATAGGGCGAAAAATTAGCCGTATTCGTGAACTTCGTGATATGAAACAGGAAGCTTTGGCACAAGCTTTAGGGACAAACCAACAAGCTGTATCTGCTTTAGAAAATAGCGAAACTATAAGCGATGAAAAACTCATCGAAGTTGCAAAAGCTTTAGGCGTAAGTGTTGAAGCTCTTAAAAATTTTTCGGAAGAAGCTGCAATTAATTATTTTAATAATTTCACAGATAGTAGTGCCGGAACATTTAATAATCATTGTACTTTCAATCCTTTAGATAAATTAATGGAATCTGTAGAAGAAAATAAAAAGCTTTATGAGCGTTTGCTGCAGGCGGAAAAAGATAAAATTGAGTATTTGGAGAAATTATTAAAGGGTAACTAA
- a CDS encoding NAD-dependent epimerase/dehydratase family protein: protein MKVIVTGATGMVGEGVLIECLDNNQIEQVLYVGRKPSGKSHPKLKEYLVPDFLSLTSGDTQLADYDACFYCAGISSVGMDEAQYTHITYDTTLHFAKVLLDQNPNLTFNFISGSHTDSSENGKVMWARVKGKTENALKALGFKAQYNFRPGLMKPDKTQIHLKGFNKYITFLYPIMGLFFTGCTVREIGRAMIAVTKIGYSKNVLEAIDIKKAANPK, encoded by the coding sequence ATGAAAGTAATTGTAACAGGCGCTACCGGAATGGTGGGCGAAGGAGTTTTGATCGAATGTTTAGATAATAATCAGATAGAACAAGTTTTGTACGTGGGCAGAAAACCAAGCGGAAAATCACATCCTAAACTAAAAGAATATCTTGTGCCGGATTTTCTTTCGCTGACAAGCGGTGATACTCAGCTTGCAGATTATGATGCCTGTTTTTATTGCGCCGGAATCAGCAGCGTAGGCATGGATGAAGCACAATACACGCATATTACGTACGATACTACTTTGCATTTTGCGAAAGTGCTTTTAGACCAAAACCCAAATCTTACTTTCAATTTTATTTCAGGATCACATACAGACAGTTCTGAAAACGGAAAAGTAATGTGGGCACGCGTAAAAGGAAAAACCGAAAATGCTTTGAAAGCCTTAGGTTTTAAAGCGCAATACAATTTTCGCCCGGGATTAATGAAGCCTGATAAAACGCAAATTCACCTTAAAGGATTCAATAAATATATTACGTTTCTTTATCCTATTATGGGCTTATTTTTTACTGGTTGTACCGTCAGAGAAATTGGTCGTGCCATGATTGCGGTAACAAAAATTGGGTATTCAAAAAATGTACTTGAAGCCATTGATATAAAAAAAGCAGCCAATCCAAAATGA